A single window of Methanoregula sp. DNA harbors:
- the eif1A gene encoding translation initiation factor eIF-1A, protein MSEFNEEKNETGEIVRVRLPRKGNREMFGCAELMMGANHIRVRGFDGITRLGRIKGKIKKKVWIREGDILIVIPWNFQDEKCDIIYRYTGPQVEWLRRNHYL, encoded by the coding sequence CTGTCCGAATTTAATGAAGAGAAGAATGAAACCGGGGAAATTGTTCGGGTCAGGTTGCCCCGAAAGGGAAACCGCGAGATGTTCGGTTGTGCCGAACTGATGATGGGCGCAAATCACATACGCGTGCGGGGTTTTGACGGGATCACCCGTTTAGGGCGGATCAAAGGGAAGATAAAGAAAAAGGTCTGGATCCGCGAAGGTGACATCCTGATTGTCATCCCGTGGAACTTCCAGGACGAAAAATGTGATATTATTTACCGGTATACCGGGCCTCAGGTCGAATGGCTCCGCAGAAATCATTATCTGTAA